ATCCATCCTCGGTTTGTAGACAACAAACCTGGCCTGGCCGCTTAGTACCTTGATGATGGCCGATCTTCTGTTAATGCCGGGCGAATATGAATACTGGTTAACCCTTAAAGATGCCTCAGGCCAGACAATGACCACAGAATCATCCGTAAACACCAACTGGGCCCTGGAGTTCTTGGCGCAATCCAAAAGATCTCCTGCGGAAACGCCGTCGCCCGTTTTCAAAGTTGTTATGCTTTCAGTTCCCGTTCTCTTGATGGTCACCCTGCCTTGCACCCTGGTAATTTTAGCGGCAGAACCATCCGCATCCAGAACGCCCTCAAAAAAAATAAAAATCAG
The genomic region above belongs to Candidatus Desulfatibia profunda and contains:
- a CDS encoding FecR domain-containing protein yields the protein MSSWNKLKFYRPFLVLLIFIFFEGVLDADGSAAKITRVQGRVTIKRTGTESITTLKTGDGVSAGDLLDCAKNSRAQLVFTDDSVVIVWPEASLRVNQYSYSPGINRRSAIIKVLSGQARFVVYKPRMDSRFVVETEHVSLNISRHDVILMVSPTQTEVANIGNALDVRNISPLAVGTICLDTNQKTIVKAKTPPFQPAIVTSEQRRKYIRDA